From Acinonyx jubatus isolate Ajub_Pintada_27869175 chromosome B2, VMU_Ajub_asm_v1.0, whole genome shotgun sequence, a single genomic window includes:
- the SYNCRIP gene encoding heterogeneous nuclear ribonucleoprotein Q isoform X7, translated as MKTYRQREKQGTKVADSSKGPDEAKIKALLERTGYTLDVTTGQRKYGGPPPDSVYSGQQPSVGTEIFVGKIPRDLFEDELVPLFEKAGPIWDLRLMMDPLTGLNRGYAFVTFCTKEAAQEAVKLYNNHEIRSGKHIGVCISVANNRLFVGSIPKSKTKEQILEEFSKVTEGLTDVILYHQPDDKKKNRGFCFLEYEDHKTAAQARRRLMSGKVKVWGNVGTVEWADPIEDPDPEVMAKVKVLFVRNLANTVTEEILEKAFSQFGKLERVKKLKDYAFIHFDERDGAVKAMEEMNGKDLEGENIEIVFAKPPDQKRKERKAQRQAAKNQMYDDYYYYGPPHMPPPTRGRGRGGRGGYGYPPDYYGYEDYYDYYGYDYHNYRGGYEDPYYGYEDFQVGARGRGGRGARGAAPSRGRGAAPPRGRAGYSQRGGPGSARGVRGARGGAQQQRGRGQGKGVEAGPDLLQ; from the exons ATGAAGACTTataggcagagagaaaaacaagggaCCAAAGTAGCGGATTCTAGCAAAGGACCAGATGAGGCAAAAATTAAG GCACTATTGGAAAGAACAGGCTACACACTTGATGTGACCACTGGACAGAGGAAGTATGGGGGACCGCCTCCAGATTCCGTTTATTCAGGTCAGCAGCCTTCTGTTGGCACTGag ATATTTGTGGGGAAGATCCCAAGAGATCTGTTTGAGGATGAACTTGTTCCATTATTTGAGAAAGCTGGACCGATATGGGATCTTCGTCTAATGATGGATCCACTCACTGGTCTCAATAGAGGTTATGCGTTTGTCACTTTTTGTACAAAAGAAGCCGCTCAGGAGGCTGTTAAACTG TATAATAATCATGAAATTCGTTCTGGAAAACACATTGGTGTCTGCATCTCAGTGGCCAACAATAGGCTTTTTGTGGGCTCTATTCCTAAGAGTAAAACCAAGGAACAGATTCTTGAAGAATTTAGCAAAGTAACAG AGGGTCTCACAGACGTCATTTTATACCACCAACCAgatgacaagaaaaaaaacagaggctTTTGCTTCCTTGAATATGAAGATCACAAAACAGCTGCCCAGGCAAGGCGTAGGTTAATGAGTGGTAAAGTCAAGGTCTGGGGAAATGTTGGAACTGTTGAATGGGCTGATCCTATAGAAGATCCTGATCCTGAAGTGATGGCAAAG gtAAAAGTGCTGTTTGTACGTAACCTTGCCAATACTGTAACAGAAGAGattttagaaaaagcatttaGTCAGTTTGGGAAACTGGAACGAGTGAAGAAACTAAAAGATTAtgccttcattcattttgatgaGCGAGATGGTGCTGTCAAG GCTATGGAAGAAATGAATGGCAAAGATTTGGAgggagaaaatattgaaattgtTTTTGCTAAGCCACCagatcagaaaaggaaagaaagaaaagctcagAGGCAAGCAGCAAAGAATCAAAT gtatgATGATTACTACTATTATGGTCCACCTCACATGCCCCCTCCAACAAGAGGTCGAGGGCGTGGAGGTAGAGGTGGTTATGGATATCCTCCAGATTATTATGGATATGaagattattatgattattatggCTATGATTACCATAACTATCGTGGTGGATATGAAGATCCATACTATGGTTATGAAGATTTTCAAGTTGGAGCTAGAGGAAGGGGTGGTAGAGGAGCAAGGGGTGCTGCTCCATCCAGAGGTCGTGGGGCTGCTCCTCCCCGCGGTAGAGCCGGTTATTCACAGAGAGGAGGTCCTGGATCAGCAAGAGGCGTTCGTGGTGCGAGAGGAGGTGCCCAACAACAAAGAGGCCGCGGG CAGGGAAAAGGGGTCGAGGCCGGTCCTGACCTGTTACAATGA